The Leopardus geoffroyi isolate Oge1 chromosome C1, O.geoffroyi_Oge1_pat1.0, whole genome shotgun sequence sequence ATCTTTTCATATACTAACAGTAATCTAATAAATACATGCATGGACACAGAATTTACCAAGTTTTGAATTCACATTATCTTTCACCAATAAACCTTCTTGCTctgtgagttttttgtttgtttgattttgttttaaagctttgGCATGCCAAATGAATCAAGAGAGAGATactgtttgcactctctcaatTATCCTCCTCAAACATTGCCTTCAGATGAAAGCTCTGACTTAATTaagcatacatgtgtgtatggTATGTGTGTGATGGAGTGGAGGatgggagaagggggggggaagaggtATCATAGGTAACTAACTTtgagaattaagaaagaaaaattttctatatagatagagaaaaagaacacCCTGACATGGGAAAATTACCTTTGGTTCTTGGTCTCTGAAAACACACTGTTGTGAAGTGATAGTTGTTGCATCAACAGAGGAACTTATTTTCTCTATGCTCTGGatgatatttccttttctggGGGCATTCTGTACTGTACTAAATCCATCTGGAAAGTCTGGCTTTGTGAATAAAATCTTACTCTGTTTTAAGTAGTTAATGGGTTGATTCATATTATGTGGGTTTGGGGTAGAAAGAGATGGTTTCTCcacttttttattcttctctgcCCTTAGATTGATCATGGAAGCAGGCTGAGTATTTGAAAGTGATTTTGTTTCCATCTGGTAAGATTTACTTTTAGCCAAAACAATATTTACAACCTCTCTGGATATTTCTGtgactgggcttgaactcactatcTGTGATGTATCTTTTCTTGGTGGAATATCAGGAGAAACAGAATTCTGTTGGTCAATTTGTGATGGCAAAACATCTGTCCCCTTTTTAGCCAATAGATAGACTTTCCCATTAAACATAACCAAAGCATTATCTTTAATAGGCATACTTTTGGACTGTGTCCCACTAGGACTGACAGTACTCAATGCTGGCATATTTATAGTATTATCTCCCAAACTTTTCCTAtctacaaaagtttttaaaatcttggaAGCCACATTATTTGAAGACTTAACAGGAACAAGAGATGGACTGCAAGGCTgtagattttcttgaaaaatccATTTCACAGGAGCAGCTTGAGAATGCTGACCACCTTTTAATTGTGTCTCTTTAGCAACATTCACTGGCATTTGTGTGGTATTTAGTATCACTGGCTTTGCTATTTCTGTAACAGGTTTTGGATAAATGTTTTGAAAGTTCTTGGTAACTACATTTTTCACTGTGTTTACAGGAGATACGTAAATAACGGTTGGTATTTGGGAGGCCTCAACTGTTCCTGAGGTACTTGTGGTTGCAGTTGCAAGTATCTTTTGCTGAACTGAAGGAGGCAATGAAGACGCTGGTACAGATTTCACTTCAGCATGGGCTGGAATCTGTAAATGATGCCCAGAAGGCAAAACTGGAGACTTCACAGTCATTGGAAGACTCTGagtatttactaaaatataagGTGAATCGTTTTGTGTTGAGGAGGGAGAAACAGCAAATGTTTGCATGGTGAGTCCATCAATTTTCACACCATGACTCTGAACTTTAGAAACTGATGAGGTAAAATTTTCAGTTCCCACAGAAGTAACTCTAACTTTTTCTGCTGTATCTACTGTTCTTGTAAGAAAATAGTTTGAAGAACTGGCTGGCTGAAAAATGGGCAATTGAACTGATGCACTTGTGGAAGAGCTGGAAATCTGAGTCTGAAAAGTAACTTGAACTGGGCTTCCTGTATTCCCTTTCAAAGCATCAGACATGACTGAAGATTGAACTAGCGGTATAAGATTTCCAGAAGAATTAGGAATTGGAAGTAATTGCAGAAGATTTTTTCCATCCGAGCCAATCGTCTGAACTACTTGGTACATGCAGCCTGAAACACTTAAAAGAAcattgagtaaataaatacaacatactAGAcggtatatacattttatttaacaaatatttgcaaatattattttaaaaatataaaaatttataaaatatgataaaagtaTATCATTTGTCACTTTGAGTTTTCAAAGTGAACTATtgcaaaacaaagattttaaatagaAGTGATAATCAAAGATAATGATCAGCTTTGATTTAGAGTTTCTCATATGATTAAGCAATGGGTAGATTAAACTTTTCTAAGGTTTTACCCCGTATAAAATTATGCTTACTAGAATATGTTCCTCTTAAACTATGAGcatcctcccttctctttttacTTGAATTCTTCCCTCTTGTCCTCCTCCTCTACTCTGAGTGACCAGGATTCTCATTTCACCTCCATTTATGTACATTCTATTTCCCTCACTCTTTTCTACCCTCTATTCAACCTGTTCTGTCCTCTTCCTACTGACAGTGACTCACAAGTCATACGGTCAGCCATTCTTCTTTTGCTTAAAGTCATTTCTTGTGGTGATACCTTCGTGTGCCACATTTTTGAAGACTAAATGGAGTTACTCATGTAGgaaccattttcttctttgacttagcaCATTTGAAGTTTGGTGCTAAATAGCCCTTGGCATGGGAATCACTCACATTTGTTCCAACTATCTGTCAATCCATATACATAATAGCAACACCATTTCAGGTAAATAATTTTCAGTGATTGTGGAAcacactgggtttttttttttttttaacctagccAATTTTGATCCTGATACTTATGAGCCATAACTTAGTACAGAccgtctgattttttaaaaatccaaaatatatcaatatcTGTTGTATAATTAATTTGTAGATTTCTTAAATGCAGAGATCCCAAGTTATTTATGCCGAAAACCACCTTTCAGTTCCTGGAAAATACTAAGCTCTCATGGGACCCAGAGTcatcacacatgctctctctctacctaGGTACTCTTCTCCCACCCATATAACTCAAGTCTCAGCATAAATAATACTTCTCAAGAGAGATATTCTCTGACCACCTTAACTATTTTTGCTCTTCTTTCATTATTAGTTTACAATATTACACCTGTTAATTTCCTTCATGGTATATCACAAttggtaaatatatattaatctaTTTGTTCGTTTGCCTATAGACTGTCTCTCATGCTAAATTCTAGCAATATAAATGCAGGGTTCATGTCCTACTGACAGTGTGGCCTTATATGACAGagatcaaatgaaaacaaaaacttaagacaaataataataaaattagaattctCGATGATATAAACGTGTGTTTTACTGACTGTAGGCATTTTTAAAACCTTA is a genomic window containing:
- the LRIF1 gene encoding ligand-dependent nuclear receptor-interacting factor 1 isoform X1 yields the protein MSNNLRRVFLKPAEEKSGNASKCVSGCMYQVVQTIGSDGKNLLQLLPIPNSSGNLIPLVQSSVMSDALKGNTGSPVQVTFQTQISSSSTSASVQLPIFQPASSSNYFLTRTVDTAEKVRVTSVGTENFTSSVSKVQSHGVKIDGLTMQTFAVSPSSTQNDSPYILVNTQSLPMTVKSPVLPSGHHLQIPAHAEVKSVPASSLPPSVQQKILATATTSTSGTVEASQIPTVIYVSPVNTVKNVVTKNFQNIYPKPVTEIAKPVILNTTQMPVNVAKETQLKGGQHSQAAPVKWIFQENLQPCSPSLVPVKSSNNVASKILKTFVDRKSLGDNTINMPALSTVSPSGTQSKSMPIKDNALVMFNGKVYLLAKKGTDVLPSQIDQQNSVSPDIPPRKDTSQIVSSSPVTEISREVVNIVLAKSKSYQMETKSLSNTQPASMINLRAEKNKKVEKPSLSTPNPHNMNQPINYLKQSKILFTKPDFPDGFSTVQNAPRKGNIIQSIEKISSSVDATTITSQQCVFRDQEPKIQNEMASTLEKVPQERNDKNHSQGGSSKVSHLRNDAEFKKIFGLTKDLRVCLTRIPDHLGSGEGFDSFSRLVKTNTYKETEFIEKEEKKRQGFDKKRKAKTVKKMDHTKKRKTESTYNTALNGGTNVTNSQLVSSILPTSDVSHHNILTSRNKTREEKKTEVEHCTPENQEKGTLSLNVAFEQSHSFNKSYTEDIFPMTPPELEETIRDEKIRRLKQVLREKEAALEEMRKKMNQK
- the LRIF1 gene encoding ligand-dependent nuclear receptor-interacting factor 1 isoform X2; the protein is MYQVVQTIGSDGKNLLQLLPIPNSSGNLIPLVQSSVMSDALKGNTGSPVQVTFQTQISSSSTSASVQLPIFQPASSSNYFLTRTVDTAEKVRVTSVGTENFTSSVSKVQSHGVKIDGLTMQTFAVSPSSTQNDSPYILVNTQSLPMTVKSPVLPSGHHLQIPAHAEVKSVPASSLPPSVQQKILATATTSTSGTVEASQIPTVIYVSPVNTVKNVVTKNFQNIYPKPVTEIAKPVILNTTQMPVNVAKETQLKGGQHSQAAPVKWIFQENLQPCSPSLVPVKSSNNVASKILKTFVDRKSLGDNTINMPALSTVSPSGTQSKSMPIKDNALVMFNGKVYLLAKKGTDVLPSQIDQQNSVSPDIPPRKDTSQIVSSSPVTEISREVVNIVLAKSKSYQMETKSLSNTQPASMINLRAEKNKKVEKPSLSTPNPHNMNQPINYLKQSKILFTKPDFPDGFSTVQNAPRKGNIIQSIEKISSSVDATTITSQQCVFRDQEPKIQNEMASTLEKVPQERNDKNHSQGGSSKVSHLRNDAEFKKIFGLTKDLRVCLTRIPDHLGSGEGFDSFSRLVKTNTYKETEFIEKEEKKRQGFDKKRKAKTVKKMDHTKKRKTESTYNTALNGGTNVTNSQLVSSILPTSDVSHHNILTSRNKTREEKKTEVEHCTPENQEKGTLSLNVAFEQSHSFNKSYTEDIFPMTPPELEETIRDEKIRRLKQVLREKEAALEEMRKKMNQK